GCCACCTTGGAGTACAAGCAGTTCGGATCCGGGCATGTGCCATGGCTTTCAATTATCGATGTTTTGATGTTCAATCCAACAAGGCGGTTCCAAACTTTGCTGAACAGCTATAACTTATTATAATTATGGATAAAATTGCAATATTTGGTGTGCCGCGCTCAGGCACGACCTGGCTTAGTCAGATTTTTAACAGCCATCCCGGCGTGGCATTGAGATTCCAGCCGCTATTTTCATATGGGCATAAAGGCAGGCTCTCGGAATATTCTTCGGCTATGGAGATCCGAAAATTTTTTAAAGAAATCCTATTTACTCAAGATCCATTCGCCCTGATGACTACCGAGTTTCAAAAAAATTATCCTACTTTTGAAAAATCCGAAAAGCCAACACATATTGTTTTCAAAGAAACGAGATATCTTCATATTATTGAAAACATGCTTAATATTTGCAGCGAGATTAAAATCATTGGAATTGTCAGAAATCCTTTATCGGTTTTAGCGTCCTGGGTCCGGGCG
This region of Desulfobacterales bacterium genomic DNA includes:
- a CDS encoding sulfotransferase gives rise to the protein MDKIAIFGVPRSGTTWLSQIFNSHPGVALRFQPLFSYGHKGRLSEYSSAMEIRKFFKEILFTQDPFALMTTEFQKNYPTFEKSEKPTHIVFKETRYLHIIENMLNICSEIKIIGIVRNPLSVLASWVRAPKEFNKEWDINREWLYAPSKNQNRPEEFYGFDKWKEVAG